In the genome of Actinomadura graeca, one region contains:
- the thpD gene encoding ectoine hydroxylase produces the protein MTEDLYPTRASGRPSLIDRADPVVYGTAADGPLTADDLARFDTAGFHAFDQLIEPGEVAAFHTELQRLREDPALKDDERTVFEPTSRHLRSVFEVHKVSEVFARLLHDPRVVGPARQILGSEVYIHQSRVNFKPGLAGNTFYWHSDFETWHAEDGMPRMRAVSLSIAITENLDSNGPLMIMPGSHRTFVTCPGETPENHYLSSLRSQEVGTPDPDSLRKLGDEHGIRQFTGAPGSATMFDCNSMHGSNSNITPFPRSNVFVVFNSVENTLVEPFGAASLRPPFIAAREFTPVR, from the coding sequence ATGACCGAGGACCTCTACCCCACCAGGGCCAGCGGCCGGCCGTCGCTCATCGACCGCGCCGACCCGGTCGTCTACGGGACCGCCGCCGACGGGCCCCTCACGGCGGACGACCTGGCGCGCTTCGACACCGCCGGGTTCCACGCCTTCGATCAGCTCATCGAGCCCGGCGAGGTCGCGGCGTTCCACACCGAGTTGCAGCGGCTGAGGGAGGACCCCGCGCTCAAGGACGACGAGCGCACGGTGTTCGAGCCGACGTCGCGGCATCTGCGATCGGTCTTCGAGGTGCACAAGGTCAGCGAGGTCTTCGCCCGGCTGCTCCACGACCCCCGTGTCGTCGGGCCCGCGCGGCAGATCCTCGGGTCGGAGGTGTACATCCACCAGAGCAGGGTGAACTTCAAGCCCGGTCTCGCCGGGAACACCTTCTACTGGCACTCGGACTTCGAGACGTGGCACGCCGAGGACGGCATGCCGCGGATGCGCGCGGTCAGCCTGTCGATCGCCATCACCGAGAACCTGGACAGCAACGGCCCCCTGATGATCATGCCGGGCTCGCACCGCACCTTCGTGACCTGCCCCGGCGAGACGCCGGAGAACCACTACCTGAGCTCGCTGAGGAGCCAGGAGGTCGGCACCCCGGACCCCGACAGCCTGCGGAAACTCGGCGATGAGCATGGCATCCGCCAGTTCACGGGCGCCCCCGGGTCGGCCACGATGTTCGACTGCAACAGCATGCACGGGTCGAACAGCAACATCACGCCGTTCCCCCGCTCGAACGTGTTCGTCGTGTTCAACAGCGTCGAGAACACGCTGGTGGAGCCGTTCGGCGCGGCGTCGCTGCGGCCCCCCTTCATCGCGGCCAGGGAGTTCACCCCCGTCCGCTAG
- a CDS encoding Lrp/AsnC family transcriptional regulator, producing MKSATTDGLDRQLLHALAIDGRAPFRRIAPVLGVSDQTVARRYHRLHSTGSLQVLGRLDTRRSRRADWLIRLHCTPGAAMPIADALARRSDTSWVTIISGGTEVLCVTQTRTRQQRDELLLDKLTRTSRVVSVAAHCVLHTFLGRPTPWSGILTALTPDQEDELRPSADQPSPVTASEFGAQPGDEALLELLARDGRAGYGELAAATGWSQSTVKRRLDHLRASGALYFDLDYDAALFGIEMTARLWMSVTPWKLAAVGAALAEHPETAFVGATTGPANLTATVLCADADALYDYLTMRVGRLRSVRSIETTPIIRTVKRAGVPRRSAS from the coding sequence GTGAAATCCGCCACGACCGACGGTCTGGACCGGCAGTTACTCCATGCCCTGGCCATCGACGGCCGGGCCCCGTTCCGGCGCATCGCCCCGGTGCTGGGCGTCTCCGACCAGACGGTCGCCCGCCGCTACCACCGGCTGCACTCCACGGGATCCTTGCAGGTCCTGGGCCGTCTCGACACGCGCCGCTCCCGGCGGGCCGACTGGCTGATCCGGCTGCACTGCACCCCCGGGGCCGCCATGCCCATCGCGGACGCCCTCGCACGGCGGTCCGACACGTCCTGGGTCACGATCATCTCCGGGGGGACCGAGGTGCTCTGCGTCACCCAGACCCGGACCCGGCAGCAGCGCGACGAGCTGCTGCTGGACAAGCTCACCCGCACCAGCCGCGTGGTGAGCGTCGCGGCGCACTGCGTCCTGCACACCTTCCTGGGCAGGCCGACGCCCTGGAGCGGCATCCTCACCGCCCTGACCCCGGACCAGGAGGACGAGCTGCGCCCTTCGGCGGACCAGCCGTCCCCGGTCACCGCGTCCGAGTTCGGCGCCCAGCCGGGGGACGAGGCGCTCCTGGAGCTCCTCGCGCGCGACGGCCGCGCCGGCTACGGCGAGCTCGCCGCGGCCACCGGATGGTCGCAGTCCACCGTCAAGCGCCGCCTCGACCACCTGCGGGCGAGCGGCGCGCTCTACTTCGACCTGGACTACGACGCGGCGCTCTTCGGCATCGAGATGACGGCCCGGCTGTGGATGTCGGTGACCCCCTGGAAGCTGGCCGCCGTCGGTGCCGCCCTCGCCGAGCACCCCGAGACCGCCTTCGTGGGGGCCACGACCGGTCCCGCCAACCTGACGGCCACCGTCCTGTGCGCCGACGCCGACGCCCTCTACGACTACCTCACGATGCGCGTTGGCCGACTCCGGTCGGTCCGGAGCATCGAGACCACGCCGATCATCCGTACCGTCAAGCGCGCCGGCGTCCCACGCCGGAGCGCGTCCTGA
- a CDS encoding MFS transporter, protein MNLTQNAAETAAPAALPERRWWVLAVVVTGFFMTMLDTTTVNVAIPWIQEDLHASYGSVEWVVSGYAMAFGLTLIPAGRLGDRLGRRRLFLFGLAGFTFMSLMCALAPNAVALVTFRVIQGTMAGLLNPQILAVIQVLFPPRERGKAFAVYGATAGVGTALGPLLGGTLISAGFGGMTWQPIYLLNVVIGVIAFTAAWRLLPESKGRGGNLDPVGVVLITVALLLVTYPLIEGRAAGWPVWAFAALAAALPALAVFTFWQYRRLRADQPPLVDVRLFHNRAFAAGVGFALVYFAGFTSVFFSLSLWLQIGLGRSALTAGLTILPFAVGGLAGSSASAVATRRLGPAVLRVGTAMVIVGLAAALLTVHAAGPDVSGLVLLPSLAFAGVGSGLAIAPNTNLVLAAVPIRDAGAAGGVVNTAQRVGAALGVALVGVVLFGSLSGSAADAASATVPALRRDLAATGMPGAAREQIVRRFETCFRQRASLTDPGARVPGCPGKEGLKDSPAAPAWARASTSALGRNYTDAVQVSLVFSLAAVALACLLAFFFPRQPAAAGRPGGAGE, encoded by the coding sequence ATGAACCTGACACAGAACGCGGCCGAGACGGCCGCTCCCGCAGCCCTGCCGGAGCGACGGTGGTGGGTCCTGGCCGTCGTCGTGACGGGTTTCTTCATGACGATGCTCGACACCACCACCGTCAATGTGGCCATCCCGTGGATCCAGGAGGACCTGCACGCCAGCTACGGGTCGGTCGAATGGGTCGTGAGCGGGTACGCCATGGCGTTCGGGCTGACGCTGATCCCCGCCGGGCGCCTGGGCGACCGCCTCGGGCGCCGCCGGCTGTTCCTGTTCGGCCTGGCCGGTTTCACCTTCATGTCCCTGATGTGCGCGCTCGCCCCCAACGCCGTCGCGCTCGTGACGTTCCGGGTGATCCAGGGGACGATGGCGGGGCTCCTCAACCCGCAGATCCTCGCGGTCATCCAGGTGCTGTTCCCGCCCCGCGAGCGCGGCAAGGCGTTCGCCGTCTACGGGGCCACGGCCGGTGTCGGCACCGCGCTCGGGCCGCTGCTCGGCGGCACGCTGATCAGCGCCGGGTTCGGCGGGATGACCTGGCAGCCCATCTACCTGCTCAACGTCGTGATCGGCGTGATCGCGTTCACCGCGGCGTGGCGCCTGCTCCCGGAGTCCAAGGGGCGGGGCGGCAACCTCGACCCGGTCGGCGTCGTCCTGATCACCGTCGCCCTGCTGCTGGTCACCTACCCGCTGATCGAGGGCCGCGCGGCGGGATGGCCCGTGTGGGCGTTCGCCGCCCTGGCCGCCGCGCTCCCCGCACTGGCGGTCTTCACGTTCTGGCAGTACCGGCGCCTGCGCGCCGATCAGCCGCCGCTGGTGGACGTGCGCCTGTTCCACAACCGCGCCTTCGCCGCCGGGGTCGGCTTCGCCCTCGTCTACTTCGCCGGGTTCACCAGCGTGTTCTTCTCGCTGTCGCTGTGGCTGCAGATCGGCCTCGGACGCTCCGCCCTCACCGCCGGGCTGACCATCCTGCCGTTCGCCGTCGGCGGGCTGGCCGGCTCGTCGGCCTCGGCCGTGGCCACCCGGCGGCTCGGCCCGGCCGTCCTGCGGGTCGGCACGGCGATGGTCATCGTCGGGCTGGCGGCCGCGCTGCTCACCGTCCACGCCGCCGGGCCGGACGTGTCGGGGCTGGTCCTGCTGCCCTCGCTGGCCTTCGCCGGTGTCGGCTCGGGCCTGGCCATCGCCCCCAACACCAACCTGGTGCTCGCCGCCGTCCCGATCCGGGACGCGGGGGCGGCGGGCGGCGTGGTCAACACCGCCCAGCGGGTGGGCGCCGCGCTGGGCGTCGCGCTGGTCGGGGTCGTGCTGTTCGGCTCCCTCAGCGGCAGCGCGGCGGACGCGGCGTCCGCCACGGTCCCGGCGCTCCGCCGCGACCTGGCGGCCACCGGGATGCCGGGCGCCGCGCGGGAGCAGATCGTCCGCCGCTTCGAGACGTGCTTCCGGCAGCGCGCCTCCCTGACCGACCCCGGCGCCCGGGTCCCCGGGTGCCCGGGGAAGGAGGGGCTGAAGGACTCCCCCGCCGCGCCCGCGTGGGCCCGGGCGTCCACGTCCGCGCTCGGCCGCAACTACACCGACGCCGTCCAGGTGTCCCTGGTGTTCAGCCTCGCCGCCGTCGCGCTGGCGTGCCTGCTCGCCTTCTTCTTCCCGCGCCAGCCCGCGGCGGCCGGCCGGCCCGGGGGCGCGGGCGAATGA
- a CDS encoding IS1634 family transposase, with amino-acid sequence MYVKTTTRKAKSGTIRYLHLAHNDWDASKGRSVPKVLYSFGREDKLDRDAVRRLVASLSQLMRPGQTPPGGPHLTFAESRPYGGAYVLDQLWHRLGMAKILAGLASPGRGRPRDAAAAERVLFGLVANRALAPSSKLAASEWMSHDVCINGLGEVSDDACYRAMDWLHQVHGELEKQVYLAAAGLLGLEVDLLLFDTTSTYFELEEADEAVTRNSRGEEAGSEDDADPARSAGFRTYGRSRDDRDDLPQIVIGLAVTRDGIPVRVWCWPGNTTDATLIQQVRSDVREWSPAKIIWVADRDLSPAEGRRALRRNTGSYIIGEKLRPDSPHARAALSCPGRYRPIAANLRVREVRVGDTEDRFVLCHSPDAAARDAAARGRLVADLEGRIAGSDGLTAAKRAELRRRIAAVPGLDRFLRVTPGGLLRVDKAKERAERDLDGTYLLRCADPDLSAEDVALGYKQLLEVERSWRDMKTVLKLRPVYHRLEGRIRAHVLLCWLALLLVRVAENKAGDTWTRMRRELDRIHIVTFTGSTGTFQQVTELSDPARDLLARLETDPPRRIFHLSPAES; translated from the coding sequence ATGTATGTGAAGACGACGACCCGCAAGGCCAAGTCCGGCACGATCCGGTACCTGCACTTGGCGCACAACGACTGGGACGCCTCCAAGGGCCGCTCGGTACCGAAGGTGCTGTACAGCTTCGGCCGCGAGGACAAGCTCGACAGGGACGCGGTCCGGCGGCTGGTCGCGTCGTTGTCACAGCTGATGCGACCCGGTCAGACGCCCCCCGGGGGGCCGCATCTGACGTTCGCCGAGTCCCGCCCCTACGGCGGCGCGTACGTGCTGGACCAGCTGTGGCACCGGCTGGGGATGGCGAAGATCCTGGCCGGGCTCGCGTCGCCCGGCCGGGGCCGGCCACGGGACGCGGCCGCGGCCGAGCGGGTGCTGTTCGGCCTGGTCGCGAACCGGGCGCTGGCCCCGTCGTCCAAGCTCGCCGCGTCGGAGTGGATGAGCCACGACGTGTGCATCAACGGACTGGGCGAGGTGTCCGACGACGCGTGCTACCGGGCCATGGACTGGCTGCACCAGGTGCACGGCGAGCTGGAGAAGCAGGTCTACCTCGCGGCCGCCGGCCTGCTCGGCCTCGAAGTGGACCTGCTGCTCTTCGACACCACCTCCACCTATTTCGAACTGGAGGAGGCCGACGAGGCGGTGACGCGGAACTCGCGCGGGGAGGAGGCCGGGAGCGAGGACGACGCCGACCCCGCGCGGTCGGCGGGGTTCCGCACCTACGGCAGGTCCCGGGACGACCGCGACGACCTGCCGCAGATCGTCATCGGGCTGGCCGTCACCCGCGACGGCATCCCCGTCCGGGTCTGGTGCTGGCCGGGGAACACCACCGACGCGACGCTGATCCAGCAGGTCAGGTCGGACGTCCGGGAGTGGAGCCCCGCGAAGATCATCTGGGTCGCGGACCGTGACCTGTCCCCGGCGGAGGGCCGCCGGGCGCTGCGGCGGAACACGGGGTCCTACATCATCGGCGAGAAGCTGCGCCCGGACTCCCCCCACGCGCGGGCGGCGCTGTCGTGTCCCGGCCGCTATCGGCCGATCGCCGCGAACCTGCGGGTGAGGGAGGTCCGGGTGGGCGACACCGAGGACCGGTTCGTGCTCTGCCACAGTCCCGACGCCGCAGCCCGTGATGCCGCAGCCCGCGGACGCCTCGTCGCCGATCTCGAAGGCAGGATCGCCGGCTCGGACGGGCTGACCGCGGCGAAGCGGGCGGAGCTGCGCAGGAGGATCGCCGCCGTGCCGGGCCTGGACAGGTTCCTGCGCGTCACCCCCGGCGGGCTGCTGCGCGTCGACAAGGCCAAGGAGAGGGCGGAGCGGGACCTGGACGGCACATACCTGCTGCGCTGCGCGGACCCGGACCTGTCCGCCGAGGACGTCGCGCTCGGTTACAAGCAGCTGCTGGAAGTCGAGCGCAGCTGGCGGGACATGAAGACCGTCCTGAAACTGCGCCCGGTGTACCACCGCCTCGAAGGGCGCATCCGCGCGCACGTCCTGCTGTGCTGGCTGGCCCTGCTGCTGGTCCGCGTCGCCGAGAACAAGGCCGGTGACACCTGGACGCGGATGCGCCGCGAGCTCGACCGCATCCACATCGTCACCTTCACCGGTTCCACCGGCACGTTCCAGCAGGTCACCGAGCTCAGCGATCCGGCCCGCGACCTGCTCGCGCGGCTGGAGACCGACCCGCCGAGGAGGATTTTCCACCTCAGTCCCGCAGAATCGTGA
- a CDS encoding ScbR family autoregulator-binding transcription factor, which translates to MREIEIAKSRQVRAEQTRQTIVRAAAETFDRFGYGTATVGDIIAQAGVTKGALYFHFQSKEELAQTVIDAQHERSVDWCRKLLVDQAPGLVSVIRLSQQLTHQMMRDPIVRAGIRLALEAGTFDMAVVTPYREWLEVTEKLLKRSSQEGDLRPELVPETLARFIVGSFTGVQMISHVLAGRADLEQQVRDMWEILLPALVPKRKLPYFRSTLLTGSVGLADDHAEMSG; encoded by the coding sequence ATGAGGGAGATCGAGATCGCTAAGTCGAGGCAGGTCCGAGCAGAGCAGACGCGCCAGACGATCGTGCGCGCGGCGGCGGAGACTTTCGACCGGTTCGGATACGGGACGGCCACCGTCGGTGACATCATCGCCCAGGCAGGAGTGACCAAGGGCGCCTTGTATTTCCATTTCCAGTCCAAGGAGGAACTGGCCCAGACGGTCATCGACGCTCAGCACGAGCGCTCCGTCGACTGGTGCCGCAAACTCCTCGTCGACCAGGCGCCCGGCCTGGTGTCGGTGATCCGGTTGTCGCAGCAGCTGACGCACCAGATGATGCGGGACCCGATCGTGCGCGCCGGCATCCGGCTGGCCCTTGAGGCGGGGACCTTCGACATGGCGGTGGTCACGCCGTACCGGGAGTGGCTCGAGGTGACCGAGAAGCTCCTCAAGCGCTCCTCCCAGGAGGGCGACCTGCGCCCGGAGCTCGTCCCTGAGACGCTGGCGCGGTTCATCGTCGGCTCCTTCACCGGAGTGCAGATGATCTCCCACGTCCTGGCGGGACGGGCGGATCTGGAGCAGCAGGTCCGGGACATGTGGGAAATCCTCCTCCCCGCCCTGGTCCCGAAGCGCAAGCTGCCCTACTTTCGCTCGACTCTCCTGACCGGCTCCGTGGGACTGGCAGACGATCACGCGGAGATGTCGGGCTGA
- a CDS encoding universal stress protein → MNQIIVGVDGSEQSLAATRWAADEARRRNAALRVVYVVTPWLFDVPVDPRAGAVRAWLLKGGEEIVDRAVAAARENAPGAEVTGVQKGGHATEVLIDEARDALMLVAGTRGTGTLAGLALGSVSLQIASHARRPTVIVREVAPQESGPASGGGIVVGVDGSPGSAAALGFAFEEAAARGAGVRAVLAWTHPASAAPEELRPSAFDAEALAGEHERVLAEALAGWRERFPDVSVEREVVHQRTVRALADASAGADLLVVGSRGRGGFAGLLLGSVGRAMLHRAHCPVAVVPAPGG, encoded by the coding sequence ATGAACCAGATCATCGTCGGAGTGGACGGCTCGGAGCAGAGCCTCGCCGCGACCAGATGGGCGGCCGATGAGGCCCGTCGCAGGAACGCCGCCCTGCGCGTCGTCTACGTCGTGACGCCCTGGCTGTTCGACGTCCCGGTGGACCCGCGCGCCGGGGCGGTCCGCGCATGGCTGCTGAAGGGCGGCGAGGAGATCGTCGACCGTGCCGTCGCCGCGGCCCGGGAGAACGCGCCCGGAGCCGAGGTGACGGGCGTCCAGAAGGGCGGCCATGCCACCGAGGTCCTCATCGACGAGGCGCGGGACGCGCTGATGCTCGTGGCGGGGACGCGCGGCACCGGCACCCTCGCCGGGCTGGCCCTGGGATCGGTGTCGCTGCAGATCGCCTCGCACGCCCGCCGCCCCACCGTGATCGTCCGCGAGGTCGCCCCGCAGGAGAGCGGCCCGGCATCGGGCGGTGGGATCGTGGTCGGCGTGGACGGCTCGCCCGGCAGCGCCGCGGCGCTCGGGTTCGCGTTCGAGGAGGCCGCCGCGCGCGGCGCCGGGGTCCGCGCCGTCCTGGCCTGGACGCATCCGGCGTCCGCCGCGCCGGAGGAACTGCGGCCGTCCGCGTTCGACGCCGAGGCCCTGGCCGGCGAACACGAGCGCGTCCTCGCCGAGGCCCTCGCGGGATGGCGCGAGCGCTTCCCGGACGTCTCGGTGGAGCGGGAGGTCGTGCACCAGCGGACCGTCCGGGCCCTGGCGGACGCCTCGGCCGGCGCGGACCTGCTGGTGGTCGGCTCGCGCGGGCGCGGCGGCTTCGCCGGGCTCCTGCTCGGCTCGGTCGGCCGGGCGATGCTGCACCGCGCGCACTGCCCCGTCGCCGTCGTCCCCGCGCCGGGCGGCTGA
- a CDS encoding Acg family FMN-binding oxidoreductase, with protein sequence MPTPHKTDRAGRPAEDARRAVEDAIWAPSVHNTQPWRFAVRGSRISLRADADRRLDVADPDGREMLISCGAALYNLRLGLRALGDEPEVTLLPDPDRPHLLADVEAVPGEPADERTARLYAQVRRRRSHRGGFRSGPVPGTLLAALRQEAEREGGRLVQAVDAHVAGALAALTDAAEHVQRCTPAYASEIARWAPSPGTRRTDGVQQGAYPRQTPRTEPHFPARDFARGQGWGTGAPAEGEEPGSTDAGGEEAAAAGVVVLLVTRADGPADWLRAGQALQAVLLRAAEHGLSAAYHTQALQVPELRAFIRAHFCGDAHPQMLLRIGVPDVRELTSVRRPLQDVLIEEP encoded by the coding sequence ATGCCCACACCACACAAGACCGATCGGGCCGGGCGGCCGGCCGAGGACGCGCGGCGCGCGGTGGAGGACGCGATCTGGGCGCCGTCGGTGCACAACACCCAGCCCTGGCGCTTCGCGGTGCGGGGGTCGCGGATCAGCCTGCGCGCCGACGCCGACCGCCGCCTGGACGTCGCCGACCCGGACGGCCGGGAAATGCTCATCAGCTGCGGCGCCGCGCTCTACAACCTCCGGCTCGGGCTGCGCGCGCTCGGCGACGAGCCGGAGGTGACCCTGCTGCCCGACCCGGACCGGCCGCACCTGCTCGCCGACGTCGAGGCGGTCCCGGGTGAGCCCGCGGACGAGCGCACCGCGCGGTTGTACGCGCAGGTGCGGCGCCGCCGCAGCCACCGTGGCGGCTTCCGGTCCGGCCCGGTGCCGGGGACGCTCCTCGCGGCGCTCCGGCAGGAGGCGGAGCGGGAGGGCGGACGGCTCGTCCAGGCGGTCGACGCCCACGTCGCGGGAGCGCTGGCGGCCCTGACCGACGCCGCCGAGCACGTCCAGCGGTGCACGCCCGCGTACGCGAGCGAGATCGCCCGCTGGGCGCCTTCCCCGGGGACCCGCCGCACGGACGGCGTCCAGCAGGGCGCGTATCCCCGGCAGACCCCGCGCACCGAGCCGCACTTCCCCGCCCGGGACTTCGCCCGGGGCCAGGGCTGGGGGACCGGAGCCCCGGCGGAAGGGGAGGAACCGGGCAGTACGGACGCGGGTGGCGAGGAGGCCGCGGCCGCGGGGGTCGTGGTGCTGCTCGTCACCCGCGCGGACGGCCCCGCCGACTGGCTGAGGGCGGGACAGGCGCTCCAGGCCGTCCTGCTGCGCGCGGCCGAGCACGGCCTTTCCGCCGCGTACCACACCCAGGCGTTGCAGGTCCCCGAGCTGCGGGCGTTCATCCGCGCCCACTTCTGCGGCGACGCCCACCCGCAGATGCTGCTCCGCATCGGGGTACCCGACGTCCGGGAGCTGACCAGCGTCCGGCGCCCCCTTCAGGACGTCCTGATCGAGGAGCCCTGA